cTTGTATGCGTCTTATAAGATAGTCTTCTAATATCTTATGGTTGGGTTGTGTCCAGCTATTCCTCAGGGAAAGCTTTTTGGTATAAAATCACCTAAGTTGTTAAGAGCAGAAGGAAGCAGCAGAGAGGCTGGCATGGCTGGAAATGTGGCGCAGGCAACCACTGCTGTTAGCCAAGAAAATGTCCTAGAGTGGGTCAAGAAAGACAAGCGGAGAATGCTGCATGTTGTTTATCGTGTTGGGGACTTGGACAAGACCATAAAGTATATCCCATCAGTAGAATACTACTTCATTGTTCTTTTATCAAAGTTTGTGGTGAAGGACAGAGCATGGCTATGTGTAAAGCTAACTAACGAGGTGATTGCAGATTTTATACAGAGTGTTTGGGTATGAAGCTGTTGCGGAAACGTGATATACCTGAGGAAAGATACACAAATGCTTTTCTTGGATATGGGCCCGAAGATTCCCACTTTGTTGTTGAGCTCACTTACAGTAAGCCAACATTTTAGCCTTTAACATTTCTACCTACTTGTAAGCTAAATTCACTCTCGGGCCTTAAGACTTTAagacattaatttttttttttttgggcatgCACTGAGGTGCTCTTTTATAtccttcctttttcttattaaaataATGCACTTAAAATTGTCATTAttttgaacccaaaaaaaaatataataaatatatattttttcccctcCTTGGATGaattccatcacattgatttgCTTCACTTCTTTAACAATTTGGCAGATTATGGAGTGGACAAGTATGATATCGGAACTGGGTTTGGCCATTTTGGTATCGCAGTTGAGGATGTAAGTTTCTGAAAATTGAATAGgaattgcatttttatgttgGACACTTGACAACCTTCATCAGCACAGATGATTCTGCGTTATAATCATTATAATTTTGTATAAACCTTAAATTTAACTTCCATGTAAAAACATTAAACATGGTATCAAAAAGGCTTATGTGTGTAGATTTGATCCCAGATTCATGTGGCATTCGCAAACATCTGTGATGTATGTCAATTGATAAACTGCGGGTAATGGGCTCAACTAATAGCATAGTGGATGGAACAACTAAGGAATTAAGTTTCAGATTTGGAGGTTAAAAGAAATATCctagggaaaggaagaaaactTGTAACTTTCTACTTTTTAGAAATatgaaatagaagagaaaatcaaaggAACTGATGAATGCAAAGCTCGATGAACAGAGAAAACAATCGGTAACAGAAATACAAAACTGTTAAAACAGATAAGAAATATAAGCTGACATATGTAATCAATTAGAGCATTGCATGCAGAGTTGCAGACCTTGAAAATTGAATAAAGCTATACAACTTCACTTGATTGGTTGGATTAATGAGTGCAGGATGAGTAGATGAACTAGGATACTTGATcagaaaagataaaagaagaaatttatgTTTTACTGTCAAACAGAGGAAGGAGAGAGCCATTCTCTAATTTaaagaataatccattcgatTAAGATGAAAACGTCTGTTTACTGGTCTATATGTAGCCCAAGGCAAGGAATTTGAGTCTTAAAGTCCAATCAGAATCTAAGTCAAAATAGTATTCATAATATGATTCAATATTATTTGATATACTAATAAAATATGATTCAATATTATTTGATATACTAATAAAATAAAGTACAAAATTGACCCCTATTTGCACTAAAACTCAGGTTTTTAGAAATTGGACTGAAACTTGAAATTATATTTACTCAATCAAATGCAAAAGCAATTCCTAGGCTGAATAGGACTCCACATAAACACTAATTAAATAGGTAGTGACAAAAGGAGGGCCTTCATATCGAACCTACTGTTCATAAGGCTACATATATCTATCCAACTAAAATTCATCTGCTTAACTTAGGTGCTTAGTgaagttcaaaatttcaaaaaagggtaaaaagaaCTTAGAAATATATGtacaaaaatatcaaattatGGAATATCTTACTAATTTAGAGAGTAGAGACTATCCTATGGCTAACGAAGTATTTTCTGCAACTTTTTCACTAAAATACATGGATGTATCTAACTCAGATGGGGGATTGACTAAGAGTAGGGGAATCTCCCTTTCCAGCTTCTTGAGATTCTTGGAATTTCCCTAGGCCAATTGACAcccaaatgttttctttttatcGGTATAGGTTGCCAAGGTGGTGGAACTCGTAAAGGCAAAAGGCGGGAAAGTGACAAGAGAACCTGGACCAGTAAAAGGTGGAAAGACAGTAATTGCTTTTATTGAGGATCCTGATGGTTATAAGTTTGAACTTTTGGAAAGAGGTCCTACTCCTGAGCCTTTGTGTCAAGTAATGCTTCGGGTGGGAGATCTTGAACGTGCCATAAATTTCTATGAGAAGGTGAAAATTGTTCGACAGATCAGAAATCTTTCTTTGTTATAATTAATTCAGTCACTAGTTTTCAGTTTTCTCTTTGGTTTGAACAAAATTTCTTGATGTCTGAATTCATGCTCTCCTCCACCTTCCGAATTTCAAGGCTTTCGGCATGGAGCTTCTGCGCAAGCGAGATAATCCTGAATACAAGGTAACTTGACATCTCTTTTGATCAACAAAttgcacatttttttattttatttttattttttatgaacatCATTCAATGAACATGTGCATTATTGTGCATTGATATCTATAAGTTTCTTACACTCCACAATATATGTGTGCTGTGGCTCTACTGCTATCAAAGTTGGGTGTTGGTCCGCAACCCAATGCAATACTATCCGATCAAGTTACTTGCCTATTTATTATTCTATGAAGTGATTAGGATTCATGTGAATCAGTCATGCCTGTATTGATAAATTTTTTGTACTCTGAGGATTTTGCACGTATGCATGTCTGTCACTGCATATCTAAAACTTATATAGTCTTCAAGGAAGAATCCTTACACACCTGATATATGAGGATTATAGAACCAGTCAAACTGAAACACTGGGTTGCAATCAAATCCATAATCCACTGACTGCCTTGCCCTCTAGCTTGTGACTGGGAGAATAGTGTTACACAGTTACTTTGTGGTTCTTATACTTTATATCTTGTTTTCCTTAAGCTTTTTTCAAGCAGTGTCGTGGTACTATTCTAGAATTCTGTATATTTCTACTTTGTTGATATTTCTTGTGCTCATATTTCAGTATACGATAGCCATGATGGGCTATGGTCCAGAAGATAAAAATGCAGTGCTGGAGTTGACATACAATTACGGGGTCACTGAATATGACAAAGGAAATGCTTATGCACAGGTCAGACCTCTTATTTTATGCTTCAAAAGTACATATACCAATATAAGTAAAAGGAAAAGTtactttcttccttttattgGGTTGTGTTGAGGAAACTAATCGCTTGTATTTTACCAGATAGCAATAGGCACAGATGATGTTTATAAGACTGCTGAAGCAATTAAGCTGTGTGGGGGGAAGATAACCCGTGAGCCTGGGCCTTTACCGGGTATTAATACCAAGATTACTGCCTGCTTGGATCCTGATGGTTGGAAATCGGTATGATTTCTTATTGCTCAATTGTATTAGCTTGTGCCTCAAGACATCTTATCTTTTGACTCTGAAATCTTCATAGAggtttgttttgatgattttgttGGGCTATGTTTGGCAATTGCAACTGGATATTAGACAGCTAGATCTTATATTGTCGTTCTAAGGTGCTGACACTTCCTACTACCTCTTCACCAAAGGCTATATATTCATCGAAAAAATGAAGTAGAATGCAACTTTTTCAGGCTCAAAATGAACTCAGTTAATCAACCTTAATTCTGGTTGGGTCAAGTCtgggttttcaaaatttttttcttctgagaAAAAATATCTTCCAACTAATACAAGGTTTTTGGAAgaattttttccattctttggtTATGTATgaaaagatagaaataaaatgaacACGATTTTGGGTATTCACTTAATCANNNNNNNNNNNNNNNNNNNNTGGATCTGGAGGGTCCCAAATGAATTGGCTTATTCGAAAAAAGCCTTGTTCTTTGGAAGATCTATCTCGTGTCTggttcctatttttattttacccaACCCAAATTAGTTTTAGGAACCTTAATCTCAGTGATGGAATTCAATTAGGACCAAGAACTCCTCTTGTTTAGCATTCAGGATCTTTAGAGAATTTAGTAATTAGGCTACATTCCAATTACTTTGTTCGTTTGTGTCTTTACATGGCAGGGGTTGATGGATTTCCTAGCTTAGCTATCAGTgcacatatttttctttttcctgctGAAATTTAGGTATTAATGTATGGTTCCAGGGAAGATGCAGAAGAGACCCCTGGAATCTCTTTTTTCATGCTTCTAACATTTTGGTTACTTTGGGCCTAATTGATCCTTTAGGCACATGTTTAAAATTAGTTTATATCTTTGTTGTTAGGGGGGCTTGAACTTAAGACCCTCTTTATCATAAATCTTAGCCTTAACTATCAAGCTAGCtgcattttttaatttttatgattTCCAGAACTGATTTGCTTCCTTATTTTTGATCTATTTGTATTGCTGTTCTACtttggttattggttgttctttgataattatcatgcagtttaggatttggttGGCTTTGCCAATCATAGTTCTTCATTAAATAGGAAACCCCACAATTGATTGCCTATTACATAAgtttctaaaaactgaaaatagaaacaatggaaaaagaaactaataaCTTAACtcctaagaaataacaaagattaacaacttaaattgaacccaactaaaaaggaaacaactaGTTagtcccgtatgcaaccttaaagccccaagtttaggcccataaaagtggcctattgcACTCAAAACGCaagggatcaaaggcccaacatgtatgaaacccaaccttaggcttatgcctaataaaacaagcctatttcgGTGATGAATCTGCATCAACAGTAAGGAGGCAAATACTTTTCCTTGAGAATctccttcatctcttcccaagtgaTTGGTTCCATACAACGACGGGTCAATCTTCCTTCATGGGTGCACCACTAATCTTTGGCTCCTCCAGTGAGCTTTGCAGTGGCCAGCTGCATCTTGCATTCTTCGGTCAAAGTAAACCACTTGAAGTAGTCATCCAATGCATTTAGCTAGTCATGGAAAACAATGGGATCATGCTTCCCATTATTTTTtgtaagagaaaattgcattgccaccccttgaacttcggtccttattcaacgccaccccctggacttttcgaaacgtcaaagccaccccctaaaaattcaaaaaattccaaatcggtccctgccgttagccgaccgtgataaatgaatgaaaaccggttagtttttttataatatacccaaaatacccctacctattgtgagaggacaatattgccctctcttttatttccatcttctaaacccatctcccatctcttatctctcatctcactcctctcactcactcggccggacaagaagaagaagaagacgacgacacCCCCTGCAACttgattctcttccctccggcgtgcgattctcccccctccggcgtccgaacctctctcccaaggtatgtagggttcttgttcttcttctcgtATCGACAACTTATCATGATAGTGATGGGAAGCTTGGAAGTGAAGGGGAACAGAGGAGTGGTCTCTGCGGAATCTAGCGATGCGTTGATGCAGATCTTCTTGGAACCAACATACTTCCCGAGTTTGGATGCGGCAAAGACTTTTCTAGGGGATTTTTGGCATTACAAGACTGGAATGACGAGTTCGAATGGATCGAATCGGAGAGTTCGGACGAAACATTAATAGAGACTTTGGAAGATGCAGAGAAGCAGTTCCAGAGATGATGATTACAAACAGTTAAATAGAAAATTCTTAATTATTTTGTGGGTTATACTTATTGAGATAAACTAATCGATATTGTATTTAGAAATTCTGTAAAATCAATTCTATTCAAATGAATTCTTTTCCATTCAATAACCagtccttccttccttccttccttccttccttccttccatcTCAAACTCATGAAGAAAGCAGGATTGGTTGAGGTGATGGTTGATGAGGACGTAATACATCCAGAGGCTTTGCATCACCCTCAGCTTCAGGTCTTGGGCAAAGATTTGCTAGAACAGACCTTTGGGGCAACCATGGACTATCAGTTGAAAGCTACTTTTTCCTACCCCACAGACCCACACAGTGACACAGGCCAACAAATCTTGTgggcatttatttatttgtttatagaTGGCCACTGCAATCGTCCACCTCAAAGACCACTAAAAAGCTTAAAAAAGCCGCGGTCCTGGTCCCAAGCCTAAAGTGCAGGTTGTCGTGATGAAGGTCATCGGCGTCCGTCACTCAACAGTCATTGTGTGTTGAGCTTGGGAGAGAGGTTCGGATGCCGGAgtggggagaatcgcacgccggagggaatAGAATCGGACGCCGaagggaagagaatcgagttgcagggggtgtcgtcgtctttttcttcttgtccggccgagtgagtgagaggagtgagatgagagatgagagatgggagatgggtttagaagatggaaataaaagagagggcaatattgtcctctcacaataggtgggggtattttgggtatattataaaaaaactaaccggtttttattcatttatcacggtcggctaacggcagggaccgatttagaattttttgaatttttagggggtggctttgacatttcgaaaagtccagggggtggcgttgaataaggaccgaagttcagggggtggcaatgcaattttctctttttgtaaatTCCAGCTTCACcttgtgtgagggtagcgggccTTGGATCCGGATCTCTCATCCCCTCGTTCAGGGGAAGGTGTCTCCGTCGGATTcgggccttctctcctctctcttaaTATCCTTTGGGGTGGATAAGGAAAGTATTGTGTGTGCTTCTGTGGGCCCCGCGCTGTTGTATCGCTGCTCGAAAATACGTGGAGGCTTATTTCGTAGTTGTACCGGGTTCGTCATAAAGAcggggtttgatgatagtccaatatgggggggattgggatcatacaaaaagggtgtGGAGTCGTCACCTATGATTGTGGGCATAGGACCCGAGAGTGCGctcgattcttgagaaaagggcccggaagttggtatggtccagagatttagggtaagagtcaggttgtagaattgggaaggtgttaggcacctaatctacccgattcaaccggtcttcctactagatgcttaagaacgaacatttttcaatattattcctattccgcatacATGGCCAAATTATCaagcatatgtacattaaataaaaacaactatttatgtacactaaaacaaggttaattagatatctacattatgcttaaatgaggagcgagattatacctgaatttgacccgtgtttcgggtcaagaggggtgggcccctgattgatACTGACTTTTCTCGTGGATTCTCTCGGCtcgggggaagatggtcttgaacttCAACTTTCGGTTTCAGAGATGTTGATTGTAGTAATCTGCGGACGGAGGTCCGGCTTAGGATTGGTTACTTTTAGGCTGTtgacttcggcagagcttctgctagggatgagctactttcgGGTAAAGATTctggtggcactctggcagagcttccgctgtgaatgactatttttgaaaagattcttggggcactcgggcagagcttccgttggaaacggctatttttggcaaaaaatagattgacctaaaaaatggattgaagatccctaaagccccgaagaacactttgaagatccgaacagaacttcggatcttgacaaaaatCTCTTCGtaaacccgaagaacctcaaggggggagggatttctacttttggtaaaaaccaagaacacttaaaggagggaagctaaaaacatactatttttggcaaaaaaatggattgaattaaaacttggattgaagatcctcaaagtcccgaagaacacttcgaagatcggAACAAGATTTCGggtcttgatgaagatcgctctgaagacccgaagaaactcaaagggggaggggaggaggagagagggcagagcttctctacaagaatgctcttaaggaggctttttgtgtgttttttcaaggagaggggggtatttatagttttttccaaccAATAAGGTGAGGGCACACATCTTTACCTAAAGGATAATAGAAGGGCACTCTCCCTATCGCCTAGTGGTATATTTCGAAGtttgaagagattccttcttcacccaaaaaggtgaagatattttcttgcaaaccaatggggtgaggacacacattctttacccagaggataataggaggtagctctccctattctccaatggtataattcaaagtgtgatgggaagtgaagatattttcttgcttttgaaagtgaaaaagatattttcttgcaaatagaatcttttcacaaaaattgggattttactagaaaacccgactgtcgggggaatttctagaaaaaatacaaaagtgTCAGAAAATCTTTGGAAGTGCCGGGAATGACTTTCGGAAATGTcgggaaagatttttttttgaaaattgggaTTTTAGCAGAAAACCCGACCGTCGGGaatattttttgagaaaatatgaCAATGTTGGAAAATCTATCGAAGCGCTGGAAAAATTCTGCGAGAGAGTGCCGAAAAGGATCTTTATCCAAAAATGGGATTCTAACAGAAAACCCGACTGCCAGTTGGATTTTCTGGGAAAAAACGGGAATgtcagaaaaatatatttttgtccaaaaatctattttttgggaaaaaaccaGGGGAAAAATCTGCCGGGAAAATAATCCATGAACCGGGCTGGTCTGTCCAGGGCTGCACAGCCCTAAAAAGGGCACTAAACAGAGCCGCAGGGTTCTGTACAATGTCGGGCTGGGTCGGTCGGTACCAGATTGGGCTGATCGTGTTTGATCGGGGTTGGTCGGGATTTAAACAGGGCTGGTTTAGACTGATTGGGGTTGATTAGGGTTGGGTAGTGTATAGGTGTAGGGTTGCATGTGTCGGTGTTGCACGTGTGCATGCATAGGTGGTGCCCGAGTGTGTGCATGCATGGGCGGGGTTAGGGGGTTGTGTGCATAGGTGACGCCCATGTGTGTGCATGAGAATGTGCATGTATGGGCGGGGTTTTGTGGGTATGTGCACGGGTGTGCACGGGGTTGTGCACGTGCACGTGCATGCACAAGGGTGTGCACGCGCATGCGAGGCCACTTTTCGGGAATGATTACGAGAGATCCGTAAGTCCGATTTTAACgcaccatatattgttggaatcgtatttccgagtactatccattcgtaTGGTCACTTTCgacagattccttcgtatataaaaagtcaaaattggatcctctttcttcttgcattgggtttttagggttttctggtGAGTTGGGGGCTGTCAGGGTGAGACTACCACAGTCAATTGTATCTCGTCAACTAGAAGTGAAGATTCATGTCCATCATCCAAgtatcatcattgccgggggagggtgacaaaattgggtgtctacaccttGTGCTTGTCGTCTCACTGCCAATGGTTACCATCataatcatcttcttcatcatcataatGGTCATTTTGGATTACCCATTGGTCTGGTTGAAGAGGA
This genomic stretch from Macadamia integrifolia cultivar HAES 741 chromosome 2, SCU_Mint_v3, whole genome shotgun sequence harbors:
- the LOC122071929 gene encoding probable lactoylglutathione lyase, chloroplastic isoform X2, with translation MVRILPMASPSFHLSSFRPSLYSFRVFRTARIGASLPTYNPSRRLALFHLGSAIPQGKLFGIKSPKLLRAEGSSREAGMAGNVAQATTAVSQENVLEWVKKDKRRMLHVVYRVGDLDKTIKFYTECLGMKLLRKRDIPEERYTNAFLGYGPEDSHFVVELTYNYGVDKYDIGTGFGHFGIAVEDVAKVVELVKAKGGKVTREPGPVKGGKTVIAFIEDPDGYKFELLERGPTPEPLCQVMLRVGDLERAINFYEKAFGMELLRKRDNPEYKYTIAMMGYGPEDKNAVLELTYNYGVTEYDKGNAYAQIAIGTDDVYKTAEAIKLCGGKITREPGPLPGINTKITACLDPDGWKSAFYP
- the LOC122071929 gene encoding probable lactoylglutathione lyase, chloroplastic isoform X1 → MVRILPMASPSFHLSSFRPSLYSFRVFRTARIGASLPTYNPSRRLALFHLGSAIPQGKLFGIKSPKLLRAEGSSREAGMAGNVAQATTAVSQENVLEWVKKDKRRMLHVVYRVGDLDKTIKFYTECLGMKLLRKRDIPEERYTNAFLGYGPEDSHFVVELTYNYGVDKYDIGTGFGHFGIAVEDVAKVVELVKAKGGKVTREPGPVKGGKTVIAFIEDPDGYKFELLERGPTPEPLCQVMLRVGDLERAINFYEKAFGMELLRKRDNPEYKYTIAMMGYGPEDKNAVLELTYNYGVTEYDKGNAYAQIAIGTDDVYKTAEAIKLCGGKITREPGPLPGINTKITACLDPDGWKSVFVDNIDFLKEFE